A genomic window from Pyxicephalus adspersus chromosome 2, UCB_Pads_2.0, whole genome shotgun sequence includes:
- the LOC140324692 gene encoding ras and EF-hand domain-containing protein-like, producing MGSAPDFSQLRSLFAACDVNGSGRVELEDFAAVCTDLGVQPQLVRPLFRRLDVDQDGFIDFEDFAARFEEVSKTVNLSAFPMAEPPPAWDELERRVGGEKQHLTSDTREQLWILYQEIQGVPVPGLLQQYEKLIENVSYDFRTQRLNTEKLESVLKRTEETTANQMAELDEELRQHLVKVENKIREEEQQKLEAALQELQRKHSMETLDLQARINRLEKNKDEKKAQETKEECAKLKNQMFDLSQENDHLKINLLETQTNISILQTELDRLKNDFTDQHNHHEREKEMLKTMIEESKGYTNQIQILNEANKSLYDSNDCMRSALSSIENERKRHSSPNPQKEPPVITYSSYGVDDDPYRRFSDVASWANRCRDSGVSLPRSLGYSDVDSYASEFGSDHSQSSEEPWEGSVSYVNSEAETVEPRSEIDGRTKWTPSRPGSRSGSAASSKRRLPAFTPKKEGLTLEEGSSSPIYRIVLAGDAGSGKSSFLLRLCLNEFRGDIPTTLGVDFQMKKLLVDGQHTTLQIWDTAGQERFRSIAKSYFRKAHGVLLMYDVTSETSFLNVRQWIDEIKSSCDKSIPVMLIGNKTDLRSGGNDSGAIQTSMGEKLAMAYGSLFCETSARDGTNVVEAVLHLAREVKKSVDIVEENKEEVTKLSVPDKKTSCCKI from the exons ATGGGCTCAGCCCCTGATTTTTCCCAGCTGCGGAGCCTATTCGCCGCCTGCGATGTGAATGGCTCCGGGAGGGTGGAGCTGGAGGACTTTGCGGCAGTATGCACAGATCTGGGGGTGCAACCCCAACTGGTTCGCCCCCTGTTCCGCAGGCTGGATGTGGATCAAGATGGCTTCATTGACTTTGAGGATTTCGCCGCCAGGTTTGAGGAGGTCTCCAAAACTGTCAACCTTTCTGCATTCCCAATGGCCGAACCACCCCCCGCCTGGGATGAGCTGGAGAGGAGAGTGGGCGGAGAGAAGCAGCATTTGACCAG TGATACAAGAGAACAGCTGTGGATCCTATACCAGGAAATCCAGGGGGTCCCTGTGCCCGGACTCCTTCAACAATATGAAAAGCTGATTGAAAACGTATCCTATGATTTCCGCACTCAGAGACTAAACACTGAAAAGCTGGAATCTGTCCTCAAAAG gacTGAAGagacaacagccaatcagatggcAGAACTTGATGAAGAATTACGGCAACATTTGgttaaagttgaaaataaaattcgGGAAGAG GAACAGCAAAAACTTGAAGCTGCTCTTCAGGAGCTGCAAAGGAAGCACAGCATGGAAACGTTAGATCTGCAGGCCAGGATTAACAGGTTGGAAAAG AACAAGGATGAGAAGAAGGCTCAAGAAACGAAAGAAGAGTGTGCCAAGCTTAAAAACCAAATGTTTGACCTTTCCCAG GAAAATGACCACTTGAAAATTAACTTGCTAGAAACACAAACCAACATCTCCATTCTACAGACTGAATTAGACAGATTAAAGAATGACTTTACTGATCAGCATAATCACCATGAAAG GGAGAAGGAGATGCTGAAAACAATGATAGAAGAAAGCAAAGGATATACTAACCAAATTCAGATATTAAA CGAGGCCAACAAATCTTTGTATGACAGTAATGACTGCATGCGGTCAGCTTTATCAAGCATTGAAAATGAGCGCAAACGG CATTCCTCTCCAAACCCGCAAAAGGAGCCACCTGTTATTACCTACAGCAG CTATGGAGTAGACGATGATCCATATCGCAGATTTTCTGATGTAGCCTCATGGGCCAATAGATGCAGGGACAGCGGAGTATCTTTGCCTCGGAGTCTCGGGTACAGTGATGTGGATAGCTATGCTAGTGAATTTGGAAGTGACCACAGTCAGAGCTCCGAGGAGCCCTGGGAAGGAAGTGTCTCTTATGTGAACTCGGAAGCAGAG ACAGTAGAACCCAGATCAGAAATTGATGGAAGAACTAAGTGGACTCCATCTCGCCCTGGAAGCCGCAGTGGATCAGCCGCCTCTTCGAAAAGGCGACTTCCTGCATTTACACCCAAA AAAGAAGGTCTGACATTAGAAGAAGGTTCTTCAAGTCCAATTTATCGCATTGTTTTGGCTGGAGACGCTGGTTCTGGGAAGTCCAGTTTCCTTCTACGACTGTGTCTGAATGAATTCAGAGGAGACATTCCTACTACATTAG GAGTCGACTTTCAAATGAAGAAACTTCTTGTTGACGGGCAGCATACAACCCTGCAGATCTGGGACACAGCTGGCCAAGAAAG GTTCCGGAGTATAGCAAAGTCGTACTTCCGGAAAGCACACGGCGTATTGCTGATGTATGACGTCACATCAGAAACTAGTTTCCTAAATGTGCGCCAATGGATTGATGAGATCAAG AGTTCCTGTGATAAGTCCATCCCTGTGATGCTGATTGGTAATAAGACTGACCTGAGGTCAGGAGGAAATGATTCAGGAGCTATTCAGACTTCAATGGGAGAGAAACTAGCCATG gcCTATGGCTCCCTCTTCTGTGAGACCAGTGCAAGAGATGGCACCAATGTAGTGGAAGCCGTTCTTCATCTTGCTAG AGAAGTGAAGAAATCTGTGGATATCGTGGAAGAAAACAAAGAAGAGGTGACTAAACTCAGTGTTCCAGATAAGAAGACTAGCTGCTGCAAAATCTAA